A genomic stretch from Apis cerana isolate GH-2021 linkage group LG7, AcerK_1.0, whole genome shotgun sequence includes:
- the LOC107993162 gene encoding uncharacterized protein LOC107993162, with amino-acid sequence MIQICVLFNIQPENSFLTSTYQVLLSKLKCLKCQESEKIRENLELHLTGTQIEESLAEDRQAALLQHLNLSITALEALAQYGQSLQVSQLAACRVLNISHLLTLPQSYSVNSKSDSLHLTMHLQQEAQKENKLIILQDLIEHCSKFITLPKHFNELMNNHYIKKKDFYRATKNFKNFLTNFTLSTSELEKLHQQYDDILNNYQQSRSILDLELPKVINIRLMALYDGFERIKKYYNNTDDNDDKIVILFKSIGEKLHKNDTNTVTVSHDEDLPKPKLCQKCKINYVTDDEQC; translated from the exons AAACTGAAATGTTTGAAATGTCAAGaatctgaaaaaataagagaaaatttagaattacatTTGACAGGAACTCAAATAGAAGAATCTTTAGCAGAAGATAGACAAGCAGCTTTACTACAACATCTGAATTTAAGTATTACTGCTCTTGAAGCTCTTGCACAATATGGACAATCTTTGCAAGTATCTCAATTAGCTGCATGTAGAGTGCTCAATATTAGTCATTTATTGACACTTCCTCAATCATATTCTGTAAATTCCAAATCTGATTCTTTACATTTAACAATGCATCTTCAACAg gaagcgcaaaaagaaaataaactaattatCTTACAAGATTTGATAGAACattgttcgaaatttataacacttccaaaacattttaatgaattgatgaataatcattatataaagaaaaaagatttttatagagcaacaaaaaacttcaaaaattttcttactaATTTCACATTGTCTACATCAGAATTAGAGAAATTACATCAACAatatgatgatattttaaataattatcaacaaAGTAGATCTATATTAGACTTGGAATTACCAAAAGTAATAAACAT acGTTTAATGGCTCTTTATGATGGTTTTGAAaggattaagaaatattataacaatacagatgataatgatgataaaattgtaatattatttaaatcaattggagaaaaacttcataaaaatgatacaaatacag taacAGTTTCCCATGATGAGGATTTACCCAAACCTAAATTATgccaaaaatgtaaaataaattatgttactGATGATGAACAATGCTGA